Within Wyeomyia smithii strain HCP4-BCI-WySm-NY-G18 chromosome 2, ASM2978416v1, whole genome shotgun sequence, the genomic segment ttgctcgtatcccagtcggtaccacgtggaggtaggaatagagcattatgccttgaacctcactggggtctattttattctaaaTAGTACGGGcgaactgttaaaaagcactgcccagccgtttaccaaatctagctctcctcaatatcgaatcattgttgctgaaagagcttggcgttgacgatgtgttcaagatattcagtacatcttcggagattctatcccgaagtgattttttctgctcttacgatactattttaagcgtcattaaaaaagcatattcaaactcttttttaaaatgacatacatgaaaactagccccccctagaaattttccttagttgcgcccatggcagttttacaaagtcttgaaacccaaaaatggtaaaaacatCACTGATTATGGATAGGCACTAAACAATAATCAGTCGCGTAAAACAATATTATAACAAAAcaagtttatttcaataacataTGCATCTTTGTGACTAtgtgtcattttttatttaaatcaaaaagtgTAAGAGTAGAGTCACTGTTTCCTGGACAATTCAGTGCTATACAATGCCTTGTGAGATACGCTTGCAGGTTTAAGTTACCTTACTGtagttttaaaaatttacaaaaagagAGAGTCGTATAGTTTATAATTGGTGTGGAATTATTATAACTTTGATTTGGAAAAAATACGAGTTTGATTCACTACTTGGAAACTTAGCTGGGATATTTAAATACCAACGGAAGTTTCCATTTAGCAGCATCAACTTAATAAATTATATTGTCGAACCCGTTGAATTAGGTTTTTAAAGGAAAGCTGATAACATTCGTTTATTACCTACGAGATTTAGAGTAAACGGGGAAATGTCATCGCAAATTAAATGCTTCATCTGTATCGATTATAAAACCGTTTTCATTAAATTCGTTCCTATATAGTTTGCGTAAAGTATCTAAGTCTCATTTTTCACTACTGAAAGAAATTCTCAACAAGTTGTACGTGTGCGCGCTTATCCAAAAACAGATGTTTGTTAGTATTTTATATTGTTTtctagattgtttttttttcttcttcttcataCCGCTCAGTTTGTTCTATTTACTTGTTTGAGTTTGATCGAAGTCGCAAATCAATAAACTGTCATTATTATCattcttttcttttttgatatGGCACTTTTTAACTACATTTTTAGTTCCTTCAAACTGGAATTGAAATCGTGCGATAGCTTTTGCGTTCTTATATCTTATGGATCAGAGAAGAAATTCGAAGCATGAACTGAAACATGTAACGAACTGTGATAATCGCTTACAAGGTATTTAATTTGCTGTTTGTAGAATGGAGCATTAACTTGTTCTTCGAGGTTCGAAGTATCACGCTATAGGGAATGCCATCCAGTGCAGAAGTTTGAATTAAACTTGGATATATTCCCGACAGAAAGGTTTTTAAACAAAGTCATACTAATTATCCTAATAGGAACCTGTTTTGGATAAACAAGAAAAGTACAAGCAAATGAATTttccgcgttttttttttgttcaaatcagaGATTAAATACAAACGTATAAATCGGCATGGACCTTAATGCTTAACGAGAATTTTGGTTTCGGGAATAAATATTTTAGGTTGCTTGGTATGCTTTAGCTTCCCTTTTGTAATGTAGATTTGTTCTAAAAAGACTCGAATCACTACGACCCGAAATTGGCCGATAAATGAGAATtgattgttccaaaaaaataagaattattagcaaaaaatttctttgaaaataagtcaacttttgaatgaataagtccaaaaaatgacacaaaatttatttttaccacAATTCGAGACTTGCAACCAatgtattttggttgttttgttATTTGCGTGTCAAAGCGACTACAGGACTTTAGCCCCAACGGTAAGTAAAAAGAGTGACGGTTGTTGATTGATAGAAACACCTGATACTTACACCCTTTTAACATGTTATACCGGTATTGTGTTACCCTTAATTAAACTTTGTGCGCGTCAGAGCATCTATGGTCAGTTTCACTGAGCTATCGAGACCTAACACTCGTGTTGTTTTTGCCAAGAATTGCAATAATAAATACTCTATACAATACTCAAAATATCAATCACCTCTAGATTAAGTTTTACCTTATGCGTAACTGTATTCAGCTGTTGGTGTAATACTTTTTGGGGCAATGTGTTTTGTAAACAAAAAGGAAATCCAACCAGCTATCTAGATTCATTTTTGTAAAATGAAGCTGTCATTTAACCTATGTTTTATAATATGAAAATATCTTTCATTTCGAAACGTAGCTTACTAACTAATTTTAAAATTGTCTTTTCGTTTTTAAACGGCAAGTCGTCCCCACACTTGCCAGTATTTGATCTGAGATTACGCATTTATTAGCTTAATTAtatctttcaatatttttgttgtAATTATGCCTGTCCTACCTCCTTATTACTCATCACTGATAAAcgtgtttaaaacatttttgaaaccaaaGTTCATGCAGAATAGTGGTCTGCTTCTCTGCCGTGCGTGCACGATATTCGTACCATTTGCCCCACAGACTTAGTTTATCGGCAGGACGGAACCAAAAGCAAATATCTTGTGCCCcgcttcaaaaataaatatcgtATTGCAAGTTGCAAATTTTGGTCTTATATCTTATTGCGTAGAAATGTTTTAAAAACACAGACGAAGATCGCGGAAAATTCACTAACGATGATGTTtatacaaagtatttttttacacGTAAAAAGCTCGCATTTTGGTTGATCGTTGTTTCCAGTGAAGTTGTTTTAAAATCTAAGATATAGTGACTAATACTACACTGGAATTTACATTTTATTGTATTCGCTTTTCACAAATTAAGTAACAAGGTTTCCGAATCACTCGTTTTTTTCTCGCTTTATGTTACAGTGTGATCAAAATCACCTAACACGAAAAACCCTAAGTAAAAAAGACAGCTGCTGTCAATTTTATCCAAATGTACTTATGCTAATGACAAAATTATGCGGGATTGCTACTGAGAGAAAAAACACTAATGTTTGTATGCTTACGAAAATATAGATTCAGATCGGAAGCAGCGTTTAAACGATGTTATTTGTTCGAGTTTTGTTATGTTGCATTGAGATTTGGGAATTGTAttttcattgaaaatatccacCTACCTCGGTATCGGTTCGCAGTCGAGGGTTTGCGTTAGCAAAAATACCGGTTATGGCTTATATCGATATATTTCATCCGAGCCAATTCGGTAGAAATGACTGTCATCAGCTGCTCTGTAATAGgattaacatgttttatttaaatatgaaaattatagacgaacaactttttaaaaaacaaatggTAAGACATTCTACTTACATCTGCTGATATTTCTACGTGAACCCATGTAAACAGTGGCTTACGAAATAAATTAATCAGCTGGTAGTGCAGCGAGTTCAATCCATCACTGTCGAAGCGCTTTGCACCGGTGACGAGCTTTTCATACCTGTGGGGAATCCAAACAAGAAGGAGAGAAAACCAATATCACGCGATGATGGTAAGCAGTTTAACCTCTTATTTGCGGCATAATTATTTCAGTTTATCAGGTAATCGTTCCTACCTTTTCGGGTTTGCTTTTTCCTTCTTGTGGCTCAGCATGGtgtagcgtgcgatattgatcGGGTAGCGTGCAATATGAAATCCAACATGCTTCAGTCTGGCCATGGaagagaaaaattagaaagaaAAATGCTTCTCATCAAGCAAGGGTGTCGGCATGCGGTTTACCTATTCGACATATCGTCGTCTTCGCCACCCCAGCCCCAGAAAGCGTTCGAAAAGCCATTCACCGTGCGGAACTGCTTCACGGTCATGGCCGATACGCCACCGAAAATTGTGTTATACGGAAGTTTGAAGCCAAAGGTGTCGACCGCTACGGACATATGTCGTGGTTGATCTGGACAGGTGTACAGGTTCCTATCGTCCATAGGAAGCAGATCGACATCGTGGAACACCATGCAATCCCAGTTCTTTTGCTTCATGGCTTCCACAAAACCGATATTCATCAGTGACGCTCGATTGAAGGACGTCCCAGCCGACTGCTCCACTATGTAGACTCCGTATTCGATCTGCTGCTTCATTAGTAATGGATGTAAGTTTTTTAGAAATACAGGAAGATGTTGATCCCGGTCTCGGTAGGGAACGATTATCGCGACTCTGTCTCGAGCGCTGCATTCACGAGGAGTATACTGGCCTCCGGGTTGTAACTTTGGAGCCAGCTTCCTTTCAACCGATGACAACGATTCGTACGAAACATCCACCTCGATTGGTCCGTCTGAAATCACAAAAGAGTTGGTAAGTTTTTGAGACGTTCAATTTCACGTTCTTTAATCAGTGACATAGGAAGCTTAATGTCTTCTGTGAAGCACTCGACCCCATTTATAtagatttgtatttgtattgatattatttttcaattttttaaactatATGTTATTGAACAAACTGTAGCTCATGAAACTGAAGCTTTGATCTAAACGTTAGTATGTGAATAGAATAAGGCTTAAAGCTTACCCAAATTTGGCGGTATCGGAGGACAGTTACTCTGTCCATTTTTCCGCATGTAACTATCAATTGCGCTGAAATTTTCTTCTGCTTCATTTACCGATTGCTGCTCCACTGCAGAAACATGCTCACTGTTACTGCTTGTCCTCCCGTCTTTGCTGTTACTACTTAAACTAGGTTCTATGAGATTTTTACCATTGGTGTCTATACTAGTGAGATTGTTGCTACTAATGTTAATACTGCTACCGTTGACTGGGTTAGCGCTTGGCACTGGATTAGACCCACCAGGTTGACCCTGTAGCGTTGCGTCAACGGATGGCGTTACCCAAATTGTTGGCAACGCGGTTTCGATGAGGTTCAGTAGAGATTTAGTATCGTTGATATTGAGATTTGTTTTCGAGTCTGAAAAGTTGATTTTCTGCAGCGTactattcttgctgattgtgaCTGATTGATCAGCAAGAGTATCCGTTCTGCTGGTTTTGTTGCTCGCATTATGACTGCTATCGTTGTGCCGTTCTCCGTGAGGTTCTAAGTGTGTATGAGCTAATCGCTCGGAACTGCTTCTTGTGCGTTTCGGCCACTGAGTAGTACTGCAAATCGAAAAGTAAGTAAAAATCGAAAAGGAAGTAAAAATAATGCCACCATGCTTATTCTAAACAATCTAACGAATCTGCATACCCCATCCGTGGCAATCCTATCGGCGTCGAGTCCAGGCGGGATGCAATCAGGTTAAGCAATATCAGCAGGAAGCCCAGCACCAACGCCGCCTTGATAGCGTGCGCTCGGCTGCACGATGCCATGGGGCCATTTAGGGCTCCCGGCGTGCGACACTGTATGGCAAATGAGTGACGCCTATTTTGTCGCACTGTGCCGTTgtcgaaatggtatttgaagCACTCTCAACCGCGGTATGACATCTGGAAGTATGAATACGAAATGAGCTGTTAGTACGCAAAGGCGCAATGTTGAAATAAATTGGCCGGAATTATCCAGTGGCATGAAGTGGCACAGTAGGATACAACAAATTCATTAGTGTCTGAGCGTGCTAATGATACGATAAATGGTGTGTAGGACGACTTCAGGCTAACAGCACGATAGATTGCTCTATACTATATACTTAGTTATATGGAAACCCCAAGCAAAATAGTGATGTCGGCGGACAGCGAAATAGAATTTCGCAGTACAACATCGTAGCAGTAAAATTAGAATAACAGAAGGTGAGAAGGGCTATGGTCCTTCACTTTTACTTTCACTAGACACTCTCTAGAGTAATGGAATATAAATTCAAGAAATACTGAAACAGTGGAAAAAATGTGGTTCAACGAAGCAACTGGTATTGATTTGTTATGTAGAAAAATGTACACCACTGCTGCTAATGACCAACAATAACAGATTCGGGCTACGAGTGATTACAAAACCGACAACGAAACAAATTGCTTAGCCTTATGTAACATGTTTTGTAAGTGGAACGCTTCAAGCATGTAGGGCCAACTTATCATTTCCTCAGGAGTGAGTCAggacctttattttttatttcgagtAAAGGTAATTCTGGATTGTGATTGTAAATATTAGTAtgtatgagatttttttttgggaactgAATCTAATTCTAGATAATAAAAAGAGCCATATAGCTTCAAGTTGCTGAAGCAAATAAATAAGCATGCTGACCAGATAGGGTAGGTAATATATTTTGGATAGCCTGGATGTATTATCAATTTCAATTACGTAAATATAGCTTATAATCTCTATTCCAGTATTTCGAACGAGTAGCACAACTGTTGTTCTTAAGGCTGTATGGTAAtctagtcatttttttttagtaaataccgaaaaaatctaaattaaaaattgttgcTTCTTGACTTCCATTTTTCGGTCACAATCAAGAGGAACAGGGAAAAACCGACCTCACTTgaagctataaatcttaagaggCAGTTCGCAAGAACCGCAATCATGTATCGGAGTTCCCTGGTCAGGATGAAACTTTCAGGGTTGGTTTGTCTGTATAATAAAATAGAAATCTCTTTactgtaaaaaaaatgagtGATGTTAAATTGAACGTACATCTTTGCTTTGACATTTTGCGCTTCCGCATACTTTGATTTGTTTGACATTTCGCAATCAGTGTTCAAAATGTTGACGAACAAAACCGACGAGCACGAACGTATCTTGCGTAATCAAATGGCTGGCAGAAGACTCCAAGTGAGACCGCATCAACGCAAAATTGATCGAAGGCATAGCAGGTCGTCAAACTCCTGaccgattttaaataaaaatccgaGCTGTCGATTTTTCAGGGTTTCTACACACTCCAATGAAT encodes:
- the LOC129723547 gene encoding beta-1,4-N-acetylgalactosaminyltransferase bre-4, which gives rise to MASCSRAHAIKAALVLGFLLILLNLIASRLDSTPIGLPRMGTTQWPKRTRSSSERLAHTHLEPHGERHNDSSHNASNKTSRTDTLADQSVTISKNSTLQKINFSDSKTNLNINDTKSLLNLIETALPTIWVTPSVDATLQGQPGGSNPVPSANPVNGSSINISSNNLTSIDTNGKNLIEPSLSSNSKDGRTSSNSEHVSAVEQQSVNEAEENFSAIDSYMRKNGQSNCPPIPPNLDGPIEVDVSYESLSSVERKLAPKLQPGGQYTPRECSARDRVAIIVPYRDRDQHLPVFLKNLHPLLMKQQIEYGVYIVEQSAGTSFNRASLMNIGFVEAMKQKNWDCMVFHDVDLLPMDDRNLYTCPDQPRHMSVAVDTFGFKLPYNTIFGGVSAMTVKQFRTVNGFSNAFWGWGGEDDDMSNRLKHVGFHIARYPINIARYTMLSHKKEKANPKRYEKLVTGAKRFDSDGLNSLHYQLINLFRKPLFTWVHVEISADSS